The Gracilimonas sediminicola sequence CGATTCCGTTCATAAAGCGTGCGATATTCGGTGAAAGCGCGGCTCCCCCCACATTAAGCCCCACCAGGTTTCCACCAAACATTTCCCGGATTTTAGCATACACCAGCTTGTCGGCAATTTTCCATTTCCAGGAAGCCGGCGGATCTTCCGGATCATATTCTTCAGCTAAATTAACCGCCCAATAGTACAGCTGTTTCTTCAACCCGCTAAATTCCTGACCCTTTACTTTTATGCCGGTTACAATCTTCTCCAAAAGCCGTGGGACGGTAACCATATAGATTGGCTTCACGGTTTGAAAATCATCCCGTATCTCCTCCACCTCATCGATGTAATAAGGAGGAACCCCCACATAGGCATAGATATAAGATGCCGTTCGTTCAAACATATGCGCCAGCGGCAGGTAGGAAAGCACCTTTGGTTCATCGTGCTCTTTAGGGTCGAAAGGAAAAATTTCGTGCGAGGCCAGGGCGTTCCCGGCAATATTGTTGTGGGTCAGCATCACTCCTTTCGGTACACCGGTGGTCCCTGATGTATAGATCAGTGTGGCAAGGTCATCGGGTTGCACATCACTGCGAAGCTTATCAAACAAATTCGGATCTTCCTCCCCCTTCTTATGCCCTATTTCCAGGATATCATCAAAAGTCTTGAGCTTGTTATGGTTTGAACCGAGAATGGAAATGATCGCCTTTACGTTTTCGACACCCTTAATCAGCGGCTTGGTTTCCGCAAACACTTCATCGTTAGATACAAAATGAACCTTAGCCTCCGAATTCTCCAGGATGTACTTGATCTGCTCGCCGGGCTGAGTGGTATAAATAGGCACTACAACCGCGCCCAAGGATAAAATGGCCTGGTCTATTACCAACCACTCGGTACTGTTTTCAGCATGCAGAGAAACCTTATCTCCTTTCCGAACGCCCAGCTCATACAAGCCCATAGCCAGGTCGTGTACCATTTGGTTAAAATCATCGATGGTTGTTTCAATCCATTTTCCATCCCGCTTTACAGCCGAATATATCCCTGTTTCATTTTTTTCAATTCCTTCAGAGACGACAGACAAAATCGTGGTAGGTTCGTATTTCATATTATTTTCCTATCATGTTTGCGTGTATTTTCTAATATACACTTTCACTATTCATTTGAAAGCGGTTCCACTCTTTATTTTAATAACTTAACACTGTTAATCAAATTCAAATTTCATGTTCATCCAAGAGGATCTAAAAAAGAAAGCCGAAATTTATTTCAACTTTTCCCATAAGCATATGGGGCATGCTTTGGGGATGGAGTTTGAGCACGTGGCCAAAGACAAAATGGTAGCCACCATGCCGGTAAATGAAAATTCGGTGCAACCATTCGGGGTATTACATGGTGGAGCTTCTGTTGCCCTCGCCGAAACGTTGTGTTCGGTAGGCGGCTGGTTTCAATTGGAAGATTCCAGCCAAACAGTGGTAGGGGTGGAGATAAACGCCAATCATATCCGGTCCGTGAAGATGGGAGGCAAAGTAACAGGAACTGCAAAGCCTGTTCATATTGGTAGAAAAATTCAGGTCTGGGAATGTGAGCTACGGGATGAACGGGAAAAGCTGGTGTGTTCTTCGCGCTGTACCCTGGCTGTGATTAATCGACCTGATAGTTGATATTTCAGTGGTTCGTAAATTCGTTATTCGCAAATCTTTAATCGGGTTATCGCAATTCTGCTAATTTGATTGGTGATGGATTGAGCTACCGGTTTTCGATGAACTATTTATTTTTCACCCTGAGCAAATATCACCATTGGTAACTTAACTCCCCTTCAATCCACTGCCATATCTTTGCTATCTTCCGACTCAATGAATGAATCGTTTAAAACTTTCATCTTAGAATGCACCGGTGCTACCTCCATCAGCGATGAGGTAGTTATACAGGAGCTTTGGAGTGGTTACGGAAAGATCCTCCGCATACATCTCGAAGGAGCGCAGGTTTCCAGTGTGGTGGTAAAGCACGTTCAAACGGAAAAGTCCCAACAGCATCCCCGGGGTTGGAACACCGATATCGGCCATCAGCGCAAGCTCAAGTCTTATGAAGTGGAAACCACCTGGTACGAGCAGTACAGTCATCAATCCAAAGCCCGGCTACCCCGCTGTTTGGCCATTAATCATAAGGAGCATGAAGTACTTATGGTCCTGGAAGACCTCAATGCCTCCGGTTACCCGCTCCGAAAAACGTCGGTAAGCTGGCAAGAAATCACCCCAATTCTAAAATGGCTGGCGGATTTTCATGGCAGTTTCTTGGGTATGGTCCCGGAGGGATTATGGGATCAGGGCACCTACTGGCATTTAGAAACTCGCCCTCAGGAACTTGAGGCATTAAGCGACGAGCGCCTGAAAAAGGCCGCCTCCATTATTGATCAAAAACTGAAAGCCTGCAGGTTTAAGACTTTTGTGCACGGAGACGCAAAGCTGGCAAATTTTTGTTTTTCGGAGCGGGGAGAAGTTGCAGCCGTAGACTTTCAGTATGTGGGAGGAGGCTGTGGCATGAAAGATCTGGCCTATTTTATCGGAAGCTGCCTGGATGAGGAAGACTGTGAAGCCCTCGAGGAACAGATTCTGGACACCTATTTCAGCTATTTACAACAGTCAACGGGCGAGCAAAACCCAGACCTTGAAAAGGAATGGCGGCCTTTATACCGGGTAGCCTGGGCAGATTTCCACCGTTTTCTGAAGGGATGGAGCCCGGAGCACTGGAAAATCAACAGCTATAGTGAGCGTGTAACCAACGAAGTGATAAACACCCTATTGGATGAACCTGTTACCTCTTAAAGAAACTGCTATGGAAGCCGCATTAGCTGCCGGCCGCATCATAAAATCTTATTTGGATACTACCATTGATGTGAAGGTAAAGCCTGATGGCGGAAGTAATTATGCCTCTCAAATCGTCACTAAAGTGGACAAGGAATGTGAAGATGAGATTCTTTCATACTTGCTTCCCACTTGTGAAGAACATGATATAGCCCTGCTAACAGAAGAAACCGAAGACGATGGCAGCCGGTTTGAAAAAGATTATTTCTGGTGTGTTGACCCCATCGACGGCACCCTGGCCTTAAGCCGTAAAATACCAGATTTCTCGGTATCTATAGCCCTTGTTTCCCGGGGTGGAACACCTGTCATCGGTGTCATTTACGACCCCAGCACTGAAACCATGTATCATGCTGCCAAAGGCCACAGGGTTTTTAAAAATGATAAACTCTGGAAACGGCCCAAACCAAATAATTACCTGACCCATATTACCGACAAACCGTTGACCAAGACTCCCCGGCCGGATGAGCTGATGAGGCATCTTTATCATAAAGTGGGTGAACTAAATTTATCAGGCTTAAAAGTAATTCAGGGCGGCGGCTCGGTTCTGAACGCCATCAAAGTAGTACAACATACTCCCGCCAATATGATTAAGCACCCCAAGAAAGAAATTGGCGGAGGCAGTCTTTGGGATTTCGCGGCCACTGCCTGCATATTTCACGAACTTGGATTCCGAGCCACAAACTTTAATGGCGACCCGCTGGACCTGAACAGAAAAGACAGCACCTTTATGCACCATGAGGGAATTTATTATGAATGCGTAGAGTATTTAGCCGGGTTGTAAATGTTTCGGTGATTCGTAAATTCGTTATTCGTAAATTCGTTATTCGTTATTCGTTATTCGTTATTCGGAAATCGTTAATCGGTTAATCGCTGTTCGCATTGATTTGCGATGGACGATTTTGCTGTTATAATCCTTGCGCTCGTAACGAAGATTCGTTATTCGCTGTTCTCCCACTTTCAAAAGAAAGTCACATTAGCTATTATCGGGCATGGAAAATAAACCGACCTCAGAACCCAAGTGGCTCAAAGACTACACCATCGTACTGGTATTGGGCGTTGCCTACATCTTGTTATTTCTGATCTTCACCACAACCTTCAATCTGCCCTGATTTATGAGCTGGATTGACTGGTCGGTTTTAATCGCTTTTCTTGGATATACCGTTTGGGATGGAACCCGTCAGGGTAAAGACGCCTCTACCATTGAAGGCTACCTGCTTGCCAACCGCTCGATGCCCTGGTGGGCGGCCGGACTTTCGGTCATGGCAACCCAGGCCTCGGCCATCACCTTTATCGGAACAACCGGAATTGCCTATGTAGAAGACATGCGCTTTGTGCAAACCTACCTGGCTATTCCATTTGCCATGATTTTCATCTGCATGTTTCTGGTTCCTTTCTTCAACAAAATGCAGAATTTTACGGCTTATGAAGTGCTTGAAGAACGATTTGGGTTGAAAACAAGGCTAACTACAGCCGGACTTTTTCTGATCTCCCGAGGCCTGGCACTGGGCGTTGTGATTGCGGCTCCTTCTTATGTTTTATCATTGCTGCTGGGGCTTCCTCTGAATGTCACCATCATAATTATTGGAGTAATCGCTACGGCATATACTACAGTTGGGGGAATTGCCGGCGTTATCAATACCGATGTGAAACAAATGGCCATTATGATGTTCGGGCTCATTTTTTCTTTTGGGTTGATTTGGGTCAACCTCCCGGAAGAAGTCAATTTTAATGATGCTCTGTATCTTGCCGGAAGCCTGGATAAGCTGACCGCCCTCGATCTGAATTTTGACCTTTCTGAGAAGTACAATGTATGGAGCGGAGTTATTGCCGCTTTCTTTCTGATGGCCTCCTATTTCGGGACCGACCAAACGCAGGTTCAGCGTTACCTCACAACCGATTCGGTCAAAAATGCACGAAAATCATTACTTCTAACAGCTTATGCTAAAGTCCCCATGCAGTTCTTTATCCTGCTTCTTGGGGTGATGCTGTACGTATTTTTCATTTTTAACCCTGCACCTGCTTCTTTCCGTGCTACCGAACCGGTGGCCGAAACGCAGGAATACCAACTGGCGGAAGAACGAATCCTGAAAGAGTATCAGCTGGCTCATATTGCCCGGGAAGGTGCGGCCCTCGAAGCTGTCCAAAACCGAAATCCGGGAACCCAGCAAGCGTTTGTCAATGCCGACAAAGAGATGAATGAAGCTCGTCAGGCTGACCTGGCACTGCAGGCCGAAATCCAACAAGCGGACGTTAACGACACCAACTACATCTTCCCCTATTTTATCCTGAACCATGTGCCCATCGGAATTATCGGGTTGATCGTGGGCGGGATTTTTGCGGCAGCCCTCAGTAGTATCGACAGTGAACTGAATGCTTTAACCACGGTTTCTATTGTCGATTGGTATCAGCGCCTGAAAGGAGACGTTCATACCGAAGCACACTATGTTAAATCATCAAGAGGTGTAACCTTTATGTGGGGAGCCATTGCTACCGTCTCTGCCCTCTTACTTGGGGAAACGAAATCGATTATTGAATTGGTAAACCAGATCGGCAGCTATTTTTATGGTTCTATTCTCGGCGTATTTGTGCTCCTCCTTTGGGTGAAACGAGCCACAGGAACGGGTGCTTTGGTGGGGCTGATTTCCGGAATGCTCTCCGTTTTTGCCTTCGACCGGCTTTTCTATAATGCCACAACCGCTGATTATTCCTTCATCTTTCCCTGGAACGAGGTGCCTGATGGATATGCCAAAGCCATCGAATTTCTGTGGCTGAATCCGGTTGGGACTGCGGTTGTTGTACTTGTTGGGTTTTTAGTGAGCATTGCTTTTAAGAATAGATAAACTTATTTCTGCTCAAAGTTTTCTCTTCATTTTAGTATCATTCCGGCAACATATCAATTCAAGCTGCTTGTCTATGAATCCTGAGGTTGACTGGTTTTTTGAGAAAGACACTCAATGGAAACAAGAATATGAAAGACTCAGAATGCTCATCCTGGAATGTGGACTCACGGAGGAATTGAAATGGGGTTGTCCCTGCTACACGGTTAACAAAAATAATGTAGTACTCATCCATGGGTTTAAAGATTACTGTGCTCTTCTGTTTCACAAGGGAGTGTTGCTGAAAGACCCTGAGGACATTCTGATCCAGCAAACAAAGAATGTCCAGTCAGCCCGCCAGCTTCGATTCACCAATGTTGAAGAAATTATAGACACGGAACACATCATTCAGGCGTATGTCAATGAAGCAGTTGAGGTGGAGAAATCAGGAAAAGAAGTAAAAATGAAGAAGACTTCAGAGTTTGATGTGCCTGAAGAATTTCAATCTAAACTTGATGAAGACCCCGCTTTGGAAAAGGCTTTTGAATCATTAACTCCGGGACGTCAGCGCGGATACCTACTTCACTTTTCAGGGGCTAAACAATCCAAGACACGTAAACGAAGAGTAGAAAAAGCCATTCCGGACATTCTGGAGGGAAAAGGATTACATGACTAAAGAAAAATGAACCCAGAAGTTGATCAATATCTCGATATCGGTTGCGGGCGCTGTCCGCTGGGCGGCACCCCCGATTGCAAGGTACAAGACTGGCAGGAGGAACTGAAACAGCTACGGCTCATCATCCTTGAATCGGGGCTTACAGAAGAAGTGAAATGGAGTGTGCCCTGCTACACTTTTGAAGGCAGCAACGTACTTATCCTCAGCGCCTTCAAAAACTATTGCTCGGTCAGCTTTTTTAAAGGATCTCTGCTCCAGGATCAAAACAAAATTCTTGTTAAACCCGGGAAAAATTCACAGGCAGCCCGCCTATTTAAGTTCACGAATGTTGAACAAATCAATGAATCTGAGAACACTATAAAAGAATATATCCGGGAAGCTATTGAGATTGAGAATTCCGGAAAGAAGGTGAAATTCAAAAAGAACCCGGAACCCATTCCTGAAGAGCTACAGGCAAAATTCGATGAAGACCCTATACTAAAAGAGTCTTTTGAAGCACTAACACCCGGCAGGCAACGCGGCTACATCATTCACTTCTCCGGAGCTAAGCAGTCTTCAACCCGGCAACGAAGAATTGAGAAATACATTCCAAAAATCATGGAAGGGAAAGGATTTCATGATTGATGATTAATCATTGTCAGATTCACGGATATCTGCTTCATCCCCAAACTTAGATCCTACCGGTGGGCGATAAGTTTGAAATGGAATCTTAAGCAGATTGCCCAGATTATCATTCTCGGCCGGGTCCATATGTGTATCGATGCCATACTTGAGTTCAGTCATCTCATCTACCTGGGCAAAAGTTCCAAACATTCGGTCCCAAACGGCAAAGATATTCCCATAGTTAGTATCGGTTAACGGCTGCGTATAATGGTGGTGAACTTTATGCATCAACGGTGTGATAAATACCCATGATAAAGCCCGGTCTATCTTTCTTGGCATGTTGATGTTCGCATGGGTCAGGTGCGCGAATAATGCCGATATACTTTGATAAAGGAAGACAATCCAGATTGGTGCACCTACAACTATCACCCCAATAATGGTAAAAACCATTCGGAAAACAGCTTCGCCGGGGTGGTGACGGAGCCCGGTGGTTACATCTACAGTAGTATCACTGTGGTGAACGAGATGAAATTTCCACATGAACACAACTTTATGTTCTATCCAGTGAATCAGGTAAGCACCGAAGAAATCGAGCAGCATTACTCCAACTATGGCCTGAGCCCACACCGGCATTTCAACCCATTGAAGAACGCCGAATTCGTTAGTCGTCACATAATTGGATGACCAAACCAAAAGACCGGCAAAACCCAGACCTATCACCACAAAAAAACCATTTAGCACCAGATTGATAGCTGCATGGCGTACTTTTTTATATCCAAACTCGAAGAGCGGAAAAACACCTTCAATAATCCAGAACAGAAAAATCCCGCCCACCAACATGCCCGCCCGGAAAACCGTGGGGACATCTTCAAAAAATTCAATTAATGATTCCATAGAAACAGAGTGTTAATTAGCCACCTGCTAAAGATGCTAAAACAGTGATTGATCTTCAAAATCAAAACATAAAAAAAAGCCCCCACTCAAAGTTATGAGCGGGGGCTAAAAAATTACTTAGCTGGTTTAGAAATTAATCGTCACCATCTAAAATGTCTTCAACTCTCATTTGCGCGTCCTCAAGATGCACACGGGTTGATCGGTCAAATCCACCACTTCTGAGCGCACGAGCGATATCGCGGTTCAGGATAGTAAGCTGATTTCGAACGATTGGTCGGATATCAGACTGACTTACATCAACCTGGGTCCAGCCAAGAAATTGTCTCCACTGAGCAGGAATACTTGGAAGCTCATTGTTCATCAATGATTCCATCTGTTCGATGTATGCACGCTGCAGGTTTCTGCGATGCACGTCAATATTCTCGTTTGCACGCACTTCAGTGAAGATACCATTTCGCAGGTCATCCATCATTTCAAAAGCGGTGTAAACATCACCGGAAGCTCGTCGCTCAAATTCAATCAGGCGAGCAATACGTTGAGCATCTGCTACACTACCAAGTACATTCTCCTGGTAGTTTCTGAAGTTATCAATTGCAGATGACTGGTTCACGCGGCTCAGGATTTCATCACTGAATGCCCAGGTTGGTGAACTGAATGCATGCTGCTGCAGAAACTCCATGGCATCACGTTGTGTAGCTTCGGGTACCGGCTCGTAAACTGCACCGTCCTGCTCATAGGTTTTATGATTCTCATACACACCGCCAATATTGCTGAGTGCATGGCCCATGTAGCGGTACCACTGGCTGAGGACATTGCCGTACAGTTCTTCCAGCTCTTCGAAGTTAGCTCCATCTCTCTCTGTCCAGTCAATCAGGTTTTCAGTAATAACCTGAAGGTTGGCAAGACCAAGTTCACCGGCTTCCATAGCATTGTTGGTGAGGTCTTCATTCTGAGAACGAGGATCAATTTTACTTCCTGTCTGACGACCATAGAAATAAACCGGATCATCAGCTCTTTCGATAGTCCACTCATTCAGAGTAGCTTCGATTTCTTCGTCACTCATGTCATCCGGGAACCAGGTATATCCCCATTTGGTCACCCATTTGTCATATTCACCAACAGCAGGATAGAAATTTGTAACTCCGTCACCGGGCTGAGCCACATAGTTGAAACGGGCATAATCCATAATGGAAGGTGCGGTTCCGTGGTTTGAGGTAAACTCAGGATCGCGAAGCTGATCTACCGTGTAGGCATAACTTGAACCCCAGTTGTGAGGGAAACCAAGTGTGTGACCTACTTCGTGAGCAGATACAAATCGAATCAGTTCACCCATAATTTCATCATCAAATTCCACACCTCGGGCATCCGGGTTAGCTGCGGCCGTTTGAATGAAGAACCAGTTGCGAAGCAGGTTCATCACGTTGTGGTACCAGCCAATGTCACTTTCCAGTATCTGTCCGCTTCTTGGGTCATGTACATGCGGACCGTAGGCATTTTGCACCGGAGATGCGAAGTACCGGATTACAGAATAGCGCACATCTTCCGGGCTGAACTCAGGATCTTCTTCTTTGGTAGGAGGAAGTTTACCCATGATAGCATTTTTGAAACCGGCGGCCTCAAAAGCCACTTGCCAGTCATCCACACCCTGAATCAGATATTCTCTCCATTTCTTAGGTGTAGCAGGGTCTACATAATAAATAATCGGATTTTCAGGCTCTACCAGCTCATCACTTTCGCCGTTTAACCAGGCGATGTAGGCTTCTTTATCTTTAGGAACCAGTTTCCAGCGGGTGATGTCGCGTATTTGCTTCGCCTTTTGAGCATTATCCGTGTACTTGGTTTTCTGAACACTGAAGAATCCGACTCGCTGATCGTACGAACGAGATCTCATTTCCTCTTCCGGAAGTACAATCATACTATGGTTCAACTCCAGAGAAATAGTTCCGGTAGAAGAGTTTGAAGGAGGATTACTGGCGTCATATGTAATCAGATTCCGCGCTTCAATATTCTTAGGGTAACTGTTGATGTGCTCAATAAAAGTTCGGCTGCCATCAACACGGCGCACCTGATATTCTCGTCTGTCACCGCTATCCAATCCTAAAGATGGGATGTCATCAGTAAACAGGCTGGTGATTTCAACTACGGAACCGGTTGAGTCTTCGTTCAGAGCGGCAATATCAAACGATGCGATAATGGGCTCGAAGTTCGAATTTCTTACCGCTTCATAAATGGGCATCGTATCTGAGGCAACGTTCTCGTAGGAAACGTGGCGCAGCAGAATCTTGTCTTGTTTCTTTTGCCACCGCACGATTTGAGTATTCAGCTTTTCGCCGCCGTAACCCAGGTTATCGGCCGTTTTAGCAATACGACTCACTAATAGCATTTCGCGGTCTAAAAGGTCATCGGGAATTTCGTAATAATATTTGTCGTCAACTTTATGCACATCAAACAGACCTTCGTCTGTTTCGGCATCTTTGGTGATTACATCACTGTATTTCTTCATCCCGTCATCGCTGCCAGGGCCACCACGCATTCCGCGCGTTGGGTTTTCTGAAGAACTTGCGGCTTGTTCTGCTGTTTTACACCCTGCAAATACAAAGGTAAAACTCAGAAGCAATACGGCAAGTTTGGTAAAAGTATTTTTTCCGTAGTTCATGGTTCCTCGTTAGTTCTTAATTGGTAAATAATCAGATAGGTGAAAGTGAGGCTACTTTGCCTGCTAATCAAGTAGTAGCGGGTAATTGATGTGTAAAAATATTAAAAGAACCCTCTCAGCGGAGGTGTTCCACGAACCAACCTTCTGTCCATTCCAGCACTTCAGCAAAAGGTTTGGGGAAATCCTGGTCTTCAAAAGGATGTGCAGCTCCATACGTATGCGTGCCGTTGGCAACCAACCGAAGCTCTTTGTCCCGGGCTTCGCAGGCAATATGCAGTTTTTCTGAGTTGGTATAAGTCACAGCTTCGTCATCCCTGCCATGAATAAAAAGGGTCGGGATTCTCAAATCCTTCACCCGCTCCATCGCTATAACCCGTTCTGCATTATCCACGGAGTCTTCATATACCACTTTCCCGACCTTCATCTTCTGTCCGGTGCGGCTGTTCTCAATTTCAGTATAACCCTGTTCTTCCCAATCTTTTTTCATTTCTTCGGTCCAGCGCTCCCGATAATCAGCCACAGCTGACCATGTGACTAAACACTGTACAGGAGCATATTCAACAGCTGCCGAGATAGCTGTTTGCCCACCACGGGAATGCCCCAACAATCCAATCACATCTGTATTTAGATTGGAGTGGTTATCTGTAATCTCTCCTTTTTGCAGCGCATCAATCACGGTACCTACATCATCAAGGTCCTGTGAAAGTGTTTCCCTTTCGAAAAGCTCCAACTCAGTGAATTCGGTCTTATTGTCACCGATTCCATTGAGTGAAAAATTCATGGCAACTACTCCATACCCGGCCCGTGCCAGTTCTTCGCAAACATCCGGAAATGGTCCCCAGTCTTTGAAACCTTTTAATCCGTGCAGGAAAATAATGACCGGAAAGCTCAGTCCGTTTCTTGAAATAGGTGAATACAAATCATAACGGATCGGCAACCCTTCATTAGATTCTACCTGTCCGGATGAAATCGAAATACTGCTAATCTCCATGTAATATGTGTTTATTTGCCTTTATTAAAGTCTAATGTCTCAAGCTTAACCAATTTTCGCAGGTTATTAATTTCATTTTGGCGAAGATATCTCCATCTCCCCATCGGAACGTCTTTTAGCGTGAGTCCTGCATATTCAATCCGTTTGAGTTTGGTTACTTCTGTTCCGTGAAATTCTACCATGCGGCGAATCAATCGGTTCCGGCCTTCAAAAACTGACATCTCAAAGGTATATGGGTCATCCACAAATTGGGTAATGTTATATCCCTTAGCGATCCCGTCTTCCAGTTCAACACCTTCGAGATACTGTTCAAGCTGCCCTTCCGAAAGAGGATTTTCTGTGGAAACCTGATAGGTTTTTCGAACCTCATAACTGGGGTGCATCAACCGATGTGCCAGGTCGCCATCGTTAGTCAGCACGAGTAACCCGGTGGTGTTTCTGTCCAGCCGGCCCACGGGATATACGCGATAACCGGTGGCATCTTCAATCTGATCCATTACCGTTGTCCGGTCGCGGTCATCGTCTGTTGTAGTAATTACATCTTTGGACTTATGAAGCAGCAGATACACAAACGGTTCCAAACTCAGGTTTTGGCCATCAACCACCACAGAATCTTTACGCCTGACTTTAGTTCCTAACTCTGTA is a genomic window containing:
- a CDS encoding pseudouridine synthase, which translates into the protein MSNHKGGNKSGKRRPKNKADSKKAATVDQNYSKDEEIRLNKFIAHAGFCSRRDADEYISAGKVQVNGQVTTELGTKVRRKDSVVVDGQNLSLEPFVYLLLHKSKDVITTTDDDRDRTTVMDQIEDATGYRVYPVGRLDRNTTGLLVLTNDGDLAHRLMHPSYEVRKTYQVSTENPLSEGQLEQYLEGVELEDGIAKGYNITQFVDDPYTFEMSVFEGRNRLIRRMVEFHGTEVTKLKRIEYAGLTLKDVPMGRWRYLRQNEINNLRKLVKLETLDFNKGK
- a CDS encoding alpha/beta hydrolase family protein encodes the protein MEISSISISSGQVESNEGLPIRYDLYSPISRNGLSFPVIIFLHGLKGFKDWGPFPDVCEELARAGYGVVAMNFSLNGIGDNKTEFTELELFERETLSQDLDDVGTVIDALQKGEITDNHSNLNTDVIGLLGHSRGGQTAISAAVEYAPVQCLVTWSAVADYRERWTEEMKKDWEEQGYTEIENSRTGQKMKVGKVVYEDSVDNAERVIAMERVKDLRIPTLFIHGRDDEAVTYTNSEKLHIACEARDKELRLVANGTHTYGAAHPFEDQDFPKPFAEVLEWTEGWFVEHLR
- a CDS encoding zinc-dependent metalloprotease, whose translation is MNYGKNTFTKLAVLLLSFTFVFAGCKTAEQAASSSENPTRGMRGGPGSDDGMKKYSDVITKDAETDEGLFDVHKVDDKYYYEIPDDLLDREMLLVSRIAKTADNLGYGGEKLNTQIVRWQKKQDKILLRHVSYENVASDTMPIYEAVRNSNFEPIIASFDIAALNEDSTGSVVEITSLFTDDIPSLGLDSGDRREYQVRRVDGSRTFIEHINSYPKNIEARNLITYDASNPPSNSSTGTISLELNHSMIVLPEEEMRSRSYDQRVGFFSVQKTKYTDNAQKAKQIRDITRWKLVPKDKEAYIAWLNGESDELVEPENPIIYYVDPATPKKWREYLIQGVDDWQVAFEAAGFKNAIMGKLPPTKEEDPEFSPEDVRYSVIRYFASPVQNAYGPHVHDPRSGQILESDIGWYHNVMNLLRNWFFIQTAAANPDARGVEFDDEIMGELIRFVSAHEVGHTLGFPHNWGSSYAYTVDQLRDPEFTSNHGTAPSIMDYARFNYVAQPGDGVTNFYPAVGEYDKWVTKWGYTWFPDDMSDEEIEATLNEWTIERADDPVYFYGRQTGSKIDPRSQNEDLTNNAMEAGELGLANLQVITENLIDWTERDGANFEELEELYGNVLSQWYRYMGHALSNIGGVYENHKTYEQDGAVYEPVPEATQRDAMEFLQQHAFSSPTWAFSDEILSRVNQSSAIDNFRNYQENVLGSVADAQRIARLIEFERRASGDVYTAFEMMDDLRNGIFTEVRANENIDVHRRNLQRAYIEQMESLMNNELPSIPAQWRQFLGWTQVDVSQSDIRPIVRNQLTILNRDIARALRSGGFDRSTRVHLEDAQMRVEDILDGDD